The following are encoded together in the Flavobacterium haoranii genome:
- the odhB gene encoding 2-oxoglutarate dehydrogenase complex dihydrolipoyllysine-residue succinyltransferase — protein sequence MILEMKVPSPGESITEVEIATWLVQDGDYVEKDQAIAEVDSDKATLELPAEASGIITLKAEEGDAVAVGQVVCLIDTSAAKPEGGAAPVAEAPKAEEKKVEAAPAPEAPAKTETYATGSASPAAKKILAEKNIQPSEVVGTGKAGRVTKEDAINAVPSMGTPTGGNRGTERTKLSMLRRKVAERLVSAKNETAMLTTFNEVDMSAIYAIRDQYKEEFKAKHGLGLGFMSFFTKAVTRALQLYPDVNSMIDGQEKISYDFCDISVAVSGPKGLMVPVMRNAETLSFRGVEAEIKRLALRARDGQITVDEMTGGTFTISNGGVFGSMLSTPIINPPQSGILGMHNVVDRAIVKNGQIVIAPVMFVALSYDHRIIDGRESVGFLVAVKEALENPAEILMGGNVKKALEL from the coding sequence ATGATATTAGAAATGAAAGTCCCTTCACCGGGAGAGTCAATTACCGAAGTTGAAATTGCAACTTGGTTAGTTCAAGATGGCGATTATGTTGAAAAAGATCAAGCAATTGCAGAAGTAGATTCAGATAAAGCTACTTTAGAATTACCTGCAGAAGCAAGTGGAATTATCACTTTAAAAGCAGAAGAAGGTGATGCTGTGGCAGTGGGACAAGTAGTTTGTTTAATTGATACAAGTGCAGCTAAACCAGAAGGTGGTGCTGCTCCTGTTGCTGAAGCTCCAAAAGCAGAAGAAAAGAAAGTAGAAGCTGCACCAGCTCCAGAAGCTCCAGCAAAAACTGAAACTTATGCTACAGGAAGTGCTTCTCCAGCTGCAAAGAAAATTTTAGCAGAAAAAAACATTCAACCTTCAGAGGTTGTGGGTACTGGAAAAGCTGGTAGAGTTACTAAAGAAGATGCAATTAATGCGGTGCCTTCTATGGGAACTCCAACAGGAGGAAACCGCGGAACAGAAAGAACTAAGCTTTCTATGTTACGTAGAAAAGTAGCGGAGCGTTTGGTTTCAGCTAAAAATGAAACGGCGATGTTAACTACTTTCAACGAAGTTGACATGTCGGCAATTTATGCTATTCGAGACCAATATAAAGAAGAGTTCAAAGCGAAACATGGTTTAGGACTGGGCTTCATGTCGTTCTTTACTAAAGCCGTAACTCGTGCTTTACAATTGTATCCAGATGTAAACTCTATGATTGATGGTCAAGAGAAAATTTCTTACGACTTCTGTGATATTTCAGTAGCGGTTTCAGGTCCAAAAGGATTAATGGTTCCAGTAATGAGAAATGCAGAAACATTATCTTTCAGAGGTGTTGAAGCTGAAATTAAAAGATTGGCTTTAAGAGCTCGTGACGGACAAATCACTGTTGACGAAATGACAGGTGGTACATTTACGATTTCTAATGGTGGTGTTTTCGGAAGTATGTTATCTACACCAATTATCAATCCTCCTCAATCAGGAATTTTAGGAATGCACAATGTAGTAGATAGAGCTATCGTTAAAAACGGTCAAATTGTTATCGCTCCAGTTATGTTTGTAGCATTATCATACGACCATAGAATCATCGACGGACGTGAGTCTGTAGGATTCTTAGTAGCGGTTAAGGAAGCATTAGAAAACCCAGCAGAAATTTTAATGGGTGGTAATGTGAAAAAAGCATTAGAATTATAA
- a CDS encoding 2-oxoglutarate dehydrogenase E1 component, whose product MDRFSFLNAAHTAFFADLYEQYLQNPDSVEPSWRSFFQGFDFAQANYGSEEVGQIIASGDYSCEHVTEKLQKEFNVLKLIEGYRTRGHLFTKTNPVRERRAYSPTLALENFGLSQADLNTVFDAAKIVNMKPSTLTEIVKHLESVYCQSIGVEFMYIRDPKVQEWIKNRLDINDNQPKFNVDQKKHILRKLNEAISFETFLHTKYVGQKRFSLEGCEAAIPALDALIEAAADRGVEQFVMGMAHRGRLNVLANIFGKNTQNIFSEFDGKDYDDDMYFDGDVKYHLGLTSDRLTNSGKQINLNLAPNPSHLETVGAVIEGIARAKQDRNYPNDFSKVLPIAVHGDAAVAGQGIVYEIIQMAKLDGYKTGGTIHLVINNQVGFTTNYLDARSSTYCTDIAKVTLSPVLHVNADDAEAVVHAMLFALDYRMEFGGDVFIDLLGYRKYGHNEGDEPRFTQPKLYKAISKHKNPRDIYAAKLQAEGVIDAGYVKGLEDEYKAKLDENLEISRTKDLTVITPFMQNEWEGYVQVSDDVMLEKFDTSFNQESLDKIASVITELPADKKFINKISRLVEDRKAMYFERNQLDWAMGELLAYGSLLTEGYDVRMSGQDVERGTFSHRHAVVKVEDSEEEIVLLNDIQDKKGNFHIYNSHLSEYGVVGFEYGYALASPKTLTIWEAQFGDFSNGAQIMIDQYISAGEDKWNNQNGLVLLLPHGYENQGAEHSSARMERYLQLCAKHNMYVADCTTPANFFHLMRRQMKTNFRKPLVVFSPKSLLRHPLAVSTKEELASGQFQEVIDDPNVADKKAVKTLVFCTGKFYYDIIAKREELGRNDVAVVRLEQLFPLAVDQIKAIIESYPNAKDYVWAQEEPKNMGAYSFMLMNFDLVKLRLASPKAYSAPAAGSYERSKKRHANAIAMVFDKDLFN is encoded by the coding sequence ATGGATAGGTTTTCCTTTTTAAACGCTGCGCATACGGCTTTTTTTGCCGATTTATATGAACAATATCTTCAAAATCCAGATAGCGTAGAACCAAGCTGGAGAAGTTTTTTTCAAGGATTTGATTTTGCACAAGCTAATTATGGTTCAGAAGAAGTAGGGCAGATTATTGCGTCTGGAGATTATTCTTGTGAACATGTTACAGAGAAGCTTCAAAAAGAATTTAATGTTTTAAAACTTATTGAAGGCTATAGAACAAGAGGGCATTTGTTTACAAAAACAAATCCTGTTAGAGAAAGAAGAGCATATTCGCCTACATTAGCTCTTGAAAATTTTGGTTTATCACAAGCAGATTTAAATACTGTTTTTGATGCAGCTAAAATTGTAAATATGAAGCCTAGCACTTTAACTGAAATTGTAAAACATTTAGAAAGTGTTTATTGTCAGTCTATTGGTGTTGAGTTTATGTATATTCGCGATCCAAAGGTTCAAGAATGGATAAAGAATAGATTAGACATTAACGATAATCAACCAAAATTTAATGTTGATCAAAAGAAACACATTTTAAGAAAATTAAATGAAGCTATTTCTTTTGAAACTTTTTTACACACAAAATATGTAGGACAAAAACGTTTCTCATTAGAAGGCTGTGAAGCGGCAATTCCAGCTTTAGATGCTTTAATTGAAGCAGCTGCAGATAGAGGAGTTGAGCAATTTGTAATGGGTATGGCTCACCGTGGTCGTTTAAATGTTTTGGCTAATATTTTTGGTAAAAACACGCAAAATATCTTCTCTGAATTTGATGGAAAAGATTATGATGATGATATGTATTTTGATGGAGATGTTAAATATCACTTAGGATTAACATCAGATCGATTAACAAATTCAGGCAAACAAATTAATTTAAATTTAGCGCCAAATCCTTCTCACTTAGAAACAGTAGGTGCAGTAATAGAAGGAATTGCTCGAGCTAAACAAGATAGAAATTATCCAAATGATTTCTCAAAAGTTTTACCTATCGCTGTTCACGGTGATGCTGCTGTAGCAGGTCAAGGTATTGTGTATGAGATTATCCAAATGGCAAAATTAGATGGTTATAAAACAGGTGGTACTATTCATTTAGTTATCAATAACCAAGTTGGTTTTACAACAAATTATTTAGATGCTCGTTCATCTACTTATTGTACAGATATTGCTAAAGTAACTTTATCGCCAGTATTACATGTTAATGCAGATGATGCTGAAGCTGTTGTACATGCTATGTTGTTTGCCTTAGATTATAGAATGGAATTTGGTGGAGATGTTTTTATCGATCTTTTAGGTTATAGAAAATACGGACATAACGAAGGTGATGAGCCTCGTTTTACACAACCAAAACTTTATAAAGCAATTTCTAAACATAAAAACCCTCGTGATATTTATGCAGCTAAATTACAAGCTGAAGGCGTTATCGACGCAGGTTATGTAAAAGGTTTAGAAGATGAGTACAAAGCAAAGTTAGATGAGAATCTTGAGATTTCAAGAACAAAAGATTTAACAGTGATCACTCCATTTATGCAAAATGAATGGGAAGGATATGTACAAGTTTCTGACGATGTAATGTTAGAAAAATTTGATACATCTTTTAACCAAGAAAGTTTAGATAAAATTGCATCTGTAATTACTGAATTACCTGCTGACAAGAAATTTATCAATAAAATCTCTCGTTTAGTAGAAGATCGTAAAGCAATGTACTTCGAGCGTAATCAATTAGATTGGGCAATGGGAGAATTATTAGCTTATGGTTCTTTATTAACAGAAGGTTATGATGTTCGTATGTCTGGGCAAGATGTAGAACGTGGAACTTTCTCACACCGTCATGCAGTAGTTAAAGTAGAAGATTCTGAAGAAGAAATAGTATTACTAAATGACATACAAGATAAAAAAGGAAACTTCCATATCTATAACTCGCACTTATCGGAGTATGGTGTAGTTGGTTTCGAGTATGGTTACGCTTTAGCATCTCCAAAAACATTAACAATTTGGGAAGCACAGTTTGGAGATTTCTCTAATGGAGCCCAAATTATGATTGACCAATATATTTCTGCGGGTGAAGATAAGTGGAATAACCAAAATGGTTTAGTGCTTTTATTGCCACACGGTTATGAAAACCAAGGTGCTGAACACTCTTCAGCTCGTATGGAACGTTATTTACAATTGTGCGCAAAACACAATATGTATGTTGCCGATTGTACGACACCTGCAAACTTCTTCCACTTAATGAGAAGACAAATGAAAACAAACTTTAGAAAACCATTAGTGGTATTTTCTCCAAAAAGTTTGTTACGTCATCCATTAGCCGTTTCAACAAAAGAAGAATTAGCTAGTGGACAATTTCAAGAAGTAATTGACGATCCAAATGTTGCTGATAAAAAAGCAGTAAAAACATTAGTTTTCTGTACAGGTAAATTCTATTACGATATCATTGCTAAGCGTGAAGAATTAGGACGTAATGATGTTGCAGTAGTTCGTTTAGAACAATTGTTCCCATTAGCTGTAGACCAAATCAAAGCAATTATTGAAAGTTATCCAAATGCAAAAGATTATGTTTGGGCACAAGAAGAGCCTAAAAACATGGGAGCATACAGCTTTATGTTAATGAATTTTGATTTAGTAAAATTAAGATTGGCTTCGCCAAAAGCATATAGTGCGCCTGCAGCAGGAAGTTATGAGCGTTCTAAAAAACGTCATGCAAATGCTATTGCAATGGTTTTTGATAAAGATTTATTTAATTAA
- a CDS encoding polyprenyl synthetase family protein, with protein MHSLQEYQEIVANHFSQIKNNKEPKGLYEPIDYILSLGGKRIRPVLTLMASEIFDTDYKEALNAATAVEVFHNFSLIHDDIMDDAPLRRGKETVHEKWDLNTGILSGDAMLILAYQYFENYEPQIFQKLAKIFSKTALEVCEGQQYDVDFESRDNVTINEYLKMIEYKTAVLVGAAMKMGAIVAKTSEENANLIYDFGLNLGIAFQLQDDYLDAFGDPKTFGKQVGGDIIENKKTYLYLKAIDFGNSEQKEQLLHLFSIQPVDNADKIESVKKIFIETKSAQETQNAIKLYTEKAFETLEKLQIESSKKGVLKTFGENLMNRNV; from the coding sequence ATGCATTCTTTACAAGAGTACCAAGAGATAGTTGCTAATCATTTCAGTCAAATAAAAAACAATAAGGAGCCAAAAGGGTTATATGAACCAATAGATTATATATTGAGTTTAGGCGGAAAAAGAATACGTCCGGTTTTAACTTTAATGGCTTCAGAAATTTTTGATACCGATTATAAAGAAGCATTAAATGCGGCTACTGCAGTTGAGGTATTTCATAACTTTTCTTTGATTCACGATGATATTATGGATGATGCGCCTTTGAGACGAGGCAAGGAAACTGTTCATGAAAAATGGGATTTGAATACAGGAATTCTTTCAGGTGATGCCATGTTAATTTTAGCTTATCAATACTTTGAAAATTATGAACCTCAAATTTTTCAAAAGCTTGCAAAAATTTTTAGTAAAACAGCATTAGAAGTTTGTGAAGGACAACAATATGATGTCGATTTTGAATCTCGTGATAACGTAACGATAAACGAGTATTTAAAAATGATTGAATATAAAACAGCAGTTTTAGTAGGTGCAGCTATGAAAATGGGAGCTATTGTTGCAAAAACTTCAGAAGAAAATGCAAATCTAATTTACGATTTTGGATTAAATTTAGGAATTGCGTTTCAGTTACAAGATGATTACTTAGATGCTTTTGGCGATCCTAAAACTTTTGGAAAACAAGTTGGAGGCGATATTATCGAAAACAAAAAAACCTATTTATATTTAAAAGCAATAGATTTTGGAAATAGTGAGCAAAAAGAACAATTGTTGCATTTGTTTTCAATTCAACCTGTTGATAATGCAGACAAAATAGAATCGGTTAAGAAAATTTTTATTGAAACAAAATCGGCTCAAGAAACTCAAAATGCAATAAAATTGTATACTGAAAAAGCATTTGAAACTCTTGAAAAACTGCAAATAGAGAGTAGTAAAAAAGGTGTCTTAAAAACTTTTGGAGAAAATTTAATGAATCGAAATGTATAA
- a CDS encoding TetR/AcrR family transcriptional regulator produces the protein MKEKIIEKACELFLKFGFKSVTMDDIAGEMCISKKTIYKYFCNKEILVKETTIVVRDQINEIIQKIISENHNAIKENFEIRKIFKEMFKSSDDSSVFQLKKHYPEIYQNIFKSEIQKHKKIFSDNINKGIKEGLYRKDLNINNYVDFYYYLIFNIHEDTTSEIDCQKIELEALEYHTRAMATSKGIKELESHLYSIYQ, from the coding sequence ATGAAAGAGAAAATCATTGAAAAAGCTTGTGAGCTCTTTTTAAAATTTGGTTTCAAAAGCGTAACCATGGACGATATTGCAGGAGAAATGTGTATTTCTAAAAAAACCATTTACAAATACTTTTGCAACAAAGAAATTCTTGTAAAAGAAACCACTATAGTTGTACGAGACCAAATAAACGAAATTATTCAAAAAATTATCTCTGAAAATCACAATGCAATTAAAGAGAACTTTGAAATAAGAAAAATCTTCAAAGAGATGTTCAAATCTTCTGATGACTCATCGGTATTTCAACTTAAAAAACATTACCCAGAAATTTATCAGAACATTTTCAAAAGTGAAATACAAAAACACAAAAAAATTTTCAGTGATAATATTAATAAAGGAATAAAAGAAGGCTTATATCGTAAAGACTTAAATATCAATAATTACGTTGACTTCTATTACTATTTAATATTTAATATTCATGAAGATACAACATCTGAGATTGATTGTCAAAAAATCGAATTAGAAGCTTTGGAATATCATACTCGAGCTATGGCTACTTCAAAAGGCATTAAAGAATTAGAATCACATTTATACTCTATTTATCAATAA
- a CDS encoding TolC family protein — MKRILFVVAILTGLTVSAQENEQLSLKEAINFALKNKAEAIKANLEVKNSELKISEVRASALPQINANGDLTYNPILQQSAIDFGGVTQIITMGQPWQSTASVSLNQQLFNLAVFTGLKAAKTTREFYQINADLTNEQVIEKVANSYYEVYKTKSQLKTTELNLANTSRVRDVIADLHRNGLAKKIDLDRTNVTLNNVKSTHLQLINSLQLQENALKYLIGMDINTTINLPESTFEITANAFSTDGDFTDNRTEIKLLEKQTELLELNKKATRAEGLPSLSLKASYGYLGIGEEFPWFQSYPGAYWSDYSAIGLNLNIPIFNGGVVRSKTKQAQIQIDMLEADKKDTQLALDLDFKNAVAQINNSLIAVNTQKENVTLAKEVLSNIENNYKNGLSSLTDLLDAETSYTDAQNNLTNALLSYKLAEIQLIKSKGELKSLN, encoded by the coding sequence ATGAAACGAATACTATTCGTAGTGGCAATACTAACAGGTCTAACCGTAAGTGCCCAAGAAAATGAGCAACTAAGCCTTAAAGAGGCAATCAATTTTGCTCTAAAAAATAAAGCAGAAGCTATAAAAGCTAATCTGGAAGTCAAAAATAGTGAACTAAAAATCAGCGAAGTTAGAGCAAGTGCTTTGCCGCAAATTAATGCTAATGGCGACTTAACTTACAACCCAATTTTACAACAAAGTGCGATAGATTTCGGTGGTGTAACACAAATTATAACCATGGGACAACCTTGGCAATCAACGGCTTCGGTTTCGTTAAACCAACAATTGTTTAATTTAGCTGTATTTACTGGATTAAAAGCCGCAAAAACCACGCGTGAATTTTATCAAATTAATGCAGATTTAACTAACGAACAAGTAATTGAAAAAGTAGCCAATAGCTATTATGAAGTTTACAAAACAAAATCTCAATTAAAAACTACCGAACTTAATTTAGCCAATACTAGCAGAGTGCGCGATGTAATTGCAGATTTACACAGAAATGGTTTGGCTAAAAAAATAGATTTAGACCGTACCAATGTTACGCTAAATAATGTTAAGAGTACGCATTTACAACTTATCAACTCTTTACAATTACAAGAAAATGCATTAAAATACCTAATTGGTATGGACATCAATACTACTATCAACTTACCAGAAAGCACCTTTGAAATTACAGCCAATGCTTTTTCAACAGATGGTGATTTTACTGATAATCGCACCGAAATTAAGCTTTTAGAAAAACAAACTGAATTACTAGAACTAAACAAAAAAGCTACTCGAGCTGAAGGCTTACCAAGTTTAAGCCTAAAAGCTAGTTACGGATATTTAGGTATTGGTGAAGAATTCCCTTGGTTTCAATCTTATCCTGGGGCTTATTGGTCGGATTATTCTGCAATCGGATTAAACCTAAACATACCTATTTTTAACGGCGGTGTTGTAAGATCAAAAACTAAACAAGCGCAAATTCAGATTGATATGTTAGAGGCTGACAAAAAAGATACTCAATTAGCATTAGATTTAGATTTTAAAAACGCTGTGGCACAAATTAATAATTCACTTATAGCAGTAAATACTCAAAAAGAGAATGTGACATTAGCTAAAGAGGTTTTAAGCAATATTGAAAACAATTACAAAAATGGATTGTCATCATTAACCGATTTATTAGATGCCGAAACTTCTTACACAGATGCTCAAAATAATCTTACAAATGCTTTATTAAGCTACAAATTAGCAGAAATTCAATTAATAAAATCAAAAGGAGAACTTAAAAGTTTAAACTAA
- a CDS encoding efflux RND transporter periplasmic adaptor subunit — protein MKKKLIYVIVAAALVGLAGYKIASNKEKQQQEVAEVAKQVDKINVNVITVSKEEINTNYVSNGTFLPKQEINQSADISGRVVNVLVKEGSNVNAGQTLATIKRDAIEVDLTQAQNNLQNAIDDNLRYENAYKTGGVTKQQLDNSRLQLKNAQAALKAQKVRVSDTQIKAGISGTINKKMVEPGMVVSPGTALFEIVNINSLKLSVLIDESQVGKIALGQAVTINVNVLPDETFSGKITFIAPKSDSSLNFPVEIEVQNKGNLRAGMYTTATFKTNNGTETQKMLTVPAEAFVNGVSSGQLFIVNNGTAKLIKIQTGKVYGNKVQILSGLNEGEQVITSGQINLDNGSKINIIK, from the coding sequence ATGAAAAAGAAATTAATATACGTAATAGTAGCTGCCGCATTAGTAGGTTTGGCAGGATATAAAATTGCTAGCAACAAAGAAAAACAACAACAGGAAGTAGCCGAAGTAGCAAAACAAGTTGATAAAATTAATGTAAACGTAATTACGGTTTCCAAAGAAGAAATAAATACAAATTATGTTTCAAACGGTACTTTTTTACCAAAACAAGAAATTAATCAATCTGCCGATATTTCTGGTCGCGTTGTAAATGTTCTGGTTAAAGAAGGTTCTAATGTAAATGCCGGACAAACATTAGCTACCATCAAAAGAGATGCAATTGAAGTCGATTTAACTCAGGCGCAAAACAATTTACAAAACGCAATTGACGACAACTTACGTTATGAAAACGCATACAAAACTGGCGGTGTAACAAAACAACAATTAGACAATTCAAGATTACAATTAAAAAATGCTCAAGCAGCACTTAAAGCTCAAAAAGTAAGAGTGAGCGATACACAAATTAAAGCTGGCATAAGCGGAACGATAAACAAAAAGATGGTAGAACCTGGAATGGTTGTATCACCTGGCACTGCTTTATTTGAAATTGTAAATATCAACTCCCTGAAACTTTCAGTTTTAATTGATGAAAGTCAAGTTGGTAAAATTGCTTTAGGTCAAGCTGTAACGATTAATGTAAACGTTTTACCTGATGAAACTTTCAGTGGTAAAATTACCTTTATTGCTCCAAAAAGTGACAGTTCTTTAAATTTTCCTGTAGAAATAGAAGTTCAAAATAAAGGAAATCTTAGAGCCGGTATGTATACAACAGCAACATTCAAAACCAATAATGGTACTGAAACACAAAAAATGTTAACTGTTCCTGCAGAAGCGTTTGTAAACGGCGTTAGCTCAGGACAGTTATTCATTGTAAACAATGGAACTGCAAAATTAATTAAAATTCAAACAGGAAAAGTGTACGGAAATAAAGTACAAATTTTAAGTGGATTAAATGAAGGTGAACAAGTAATTACATCTGGACAAATCAACTTAGATAATGGTTCAAAAATAAATATCATAAAGTAA